In the genome of Lactuca sativa cultivar Salinas chromosome 3, Lsat_Salinas_v11, whole genome shotgun sequence, the window attatataaaaaattataatattatttttaaagaaaacaatgtttgttgttttaaataattacaatcaaagaaactaacaatattaaacaagtaatttTTAAAAAGGTTAAATTTCcgaaaccaaattaaaataattaagagtttccaaatatgttattttaaataatttacatCAACAATAGTAaaaagtaacattatatataaaatttatattgttacctttaaaaataaaaacaatgtttgatgttttaaataattacaatgatagaaattaaaatcttaaacaaataaactttttaaaattaattaattacaatAACTCTGAATAtctttaaaccatatattatatttgattttattaatGATTAACCCATCGATAGAGGCAAATGAGACAACTAGgattatagaattttaaaagatgtaattatattatcatataattaaacaaacaatatttataccagtttattatatgatttatgATATAAAATCCAACACCAATGTCActgatatatatttaaaaaacttatatttgtaaagatttcaaatatattgttgtattctgCGGAACGCGTGTGTATttgcctagtatacttataaaagagGCACTTTCATTTGCACCACTTGCATTTAGAaccccatgacttttcaattttctTTATAACAATTATTATAAATTGAGTAATAATGTTAAATTAatgtataaactaaattttaatcatAAGTTAACAAAACTACAATATTgaaatatcatattttacttaTATTTATAAGATTTAGACTTCAACgttttaatatattatagttaacttattagtttaaatatgttATCGTATGTAAACAACTTTCATTTTAAAGTCACGACTTCTGTATAATTTATGATATTAtgcaaaataattaaattattaatttcaatataatgttaaacggttaacttaaatcaaaatttcagttaaaattgaaaaataatcAAGGGACTACTTTATAAATAgtaaaaagttataaattataatgttaaacctaaattgtaattctaaattaaaaaaaaagaagatgaaagtattttttataatcattaacaattttcaaataaataacttaaaaataacttatattaagaatagttaaaagtaatattatataaaaattatattgttatctttaaaaaaCAATAGTAACGtttgttattttaaataattacaatcaaaGAAAACTGACAATATtcattaaataaattttaaaaaagttaaattaaaaaccaaattaaaataattaagagtttccAAATAccttattttaaataacttacaacaaaAGCAGCTAAAATtaacattttatacaaaaattatattgttacttttaaaaataaaatacaatatttgatgttttaaaaaatttcaatgatataaattaaaatctaaatcaaataaactttttaaaattgatTAATCGTAACTATAACTATAAAAATCATTAatctatatattatatttaattttattcataagtaatCTACAGGTAAAAGCCATTGAGACATCTGagattatagaattttaaaaaatatgaatgttatcatataattcaaaacaaacaataGTTATATCAACGTACTTTAAGATTTATTACATACGAATTAACTACAacgttatttatatatttaaaaaacaaacatttacaaaaattttaaatatatttttgtttttgcgtAACATACGTACACATAACTTGATGCGCATGTAATGTTTGTGAAAATTTTCTTATAAACAGTTTTCTGATTTTCTAGTAATTATTaaattttaatgtatttttaagTAGAATaagtgaaatataaaataagaatcTTTTCATCGTTTGGATTTGAATTTCACAAAAATAATATTGTTTTAGAATTAGGTCAACCACGTCAACACGTTAGTTAACTGCCCCTTATTCTGTTATCCCTGTCTATTTGACCTTCCCACTAATGTTTTAACTTTTATAAATGCgttcttattatttatttatttcattgtcGAAAGTGTATTCGCTTGTATCCAAATATTTTGTACCAAACTATTTTCttcatgctatatatatatatatatatatatatatatatatatatatatatatatatatatatatatatatatatataggatgagaTAGGGTGAGGTATATAggatgaggttcaatagagaaccataatgaaccaatcttttttcaatttttaaaacttattttttatcaaaaaaaaaaaaaaaaaaaaaaaaaaaaaaaactaaaagtacagaaattcataattttttatcctttttccaatgatataaaattcgattttttttacgtcaaattcacaaagtgaatcttcgaaaattcacaacgtgaggtgaatccggattcacacggtgaatccgaaaaatatttttcacattcataatgttaatatatgaatttagatatttttagatttttttttcaataaagaataagctctagaaattaaaaaaaaagatttggttccttgaataACTCATatttatggttctctattgaacttttccatatatatatatatatatatatatatatatatatatatatatatatatatatatatatatatatatatatatatatatatatatatatatatatatatatatatatgaaccatTTATTATTTACTCCTAGAAAAGATTCAAAATTTATAAATCTAAAAAACGTTAAGAaagaaactaaaactgaaaaccgtaagcacgaagcttagtgagttctccatatatacacataatcacatataatggGCCCCTGCCCCTTCATCGGGCCTCGCTCGGCATCAGGCTCAGCCTAGCAtcaagccccgctcggtatatatATTTGTCTATCCCAGGCTTCGCCTGTCACTGGGCTTCACCCGCTATACATATACAATCAAAATGACATAATTATGCTAGCACATAGAGACAACATACGCAGTACTAAAAGTTCCAGTCATAAGGCCTCGTCTATCATGAGCCCACCCATACTCTGTTaatgatgagatatggaaccccgtccacactcaactagtggtgagatacgggaccccaCCCACACTCACTTTCCTacccaggcacatacaagtatcacacagacagcaagtataactaaacatacACACATTCATTGGGCACCGCCGAACATTAAATTGTAGTCCGGAACATACATATCCCAAAAAATGATATGAGGAACACAACCGATGATTCTACGTGTAAAACAATCTTCTCAAGACAACCGAAAACCAAGCCGAACTTCCATCCGAAAGAAAGCGAACTTCGAGCTTCCGCAAACCACTTCTACCTCCCTAGAGTATGAATCCCATGTTGGTTTGTCTACCTAGCAGATTGCCCACGCATAACCATCTTCAGGACAATTATACTTGACAAAAGGATTAGATAATCCTCCGAGTAGAAGATtaatccctgcaacggttagactcagagaAGAGCTGCGCAACATGTCAAATTAATTACTCTGAGATTCTTTAATCCAACTGTAAGTGACTTAGCACCTTCGATCATCAGGCTACTCCACACACAAGAATCCTCTCATCACTACTTTTTCCCGAACATCCTGCTGCCCCGTATCCACTGTTCGAATGAGCCGAGACCTCCCATGTCCCAATTTATCTGTCACCATCTGGAATATCGGATTCCCACCCGGTTGTTGAGACAATGAACACCCTCTTAGTTGCTCCCCGTGACTTCCGAAGAAAACTATGGCTATCAAAACTGCCTTGTCCACATTGCCACTCCTGGTTTCATAAATGCTGGAATCTTCGATCCCATACCTTGACCCAACGGTCTCTGCCAGGTCTCACCTGTATTGCTATAAgaatacgggcctcgcccacgggtacCACCCAAACCATATCATGGAGCGGCCTTGCCCACATGTCCCACCTATCTAGGGCTATATAGGCCCAGCCCCACCTCGAGCTCCATCGACCTATCCCTTCCTGATTCCAATCCTGTTGTGGCCTTTCCACGATCCTACTAATTGAGCCACCCTGGCCTAACTTATCTGAATGAATCTGTGAATGCTACGTCTCATTCCGCAGTCTAACAACACTCTCCCACACTATCTGACCGCATGaagaatgctacggctgccctgcAATCGTACAACACTTACATGCTATCTGGCTGCTGGTGAATGCTACAGATATCCCACAGTCTTACAATACTTTTCATGATATCTGGCTGctggtgaatgctacagctatccctcagtcttacaacacttcccacgcTAAATCAACCGCTGACCATCGTCTTACCGTGGATTACCAATCCGAATACATCCAAAGTCGAGCACACACATGGGCTAACTTCCCTAAACTGGACTCATGTCCTAACTGGAACCTCAACCTGGTTCCCCCAACACCAGTTATCAACAACAAGAAGATGCAAACACAACGTTgggaagtttcccaaactccTAACTCACACACTCCTCAATCCAAACAGCCACTGGGGCCGCCCTCCTCTCCGGCGGGAATGCGAAGCTCATCCTATTTCCGCACCTACTTCGGATCCTAAATACCTGAACAGTTCTCCCACACTTTGATTCAACTAAAGTCTTACAATACACAAGATTGgaaggattctcaatccttcttaCCATCCAATGATCAATCCATTGGCAACCAACAATTATCACTGTTAGCGTTCCAAAACTAACCAATACCAAAACAATACAACTATTGAAGACTAACGGAACACTTCCCGAGTTCCAATCACACTTGTTACAGCTACCGCAACCTGGGAACCCTCTATATAAAGAGACGACCTCACATTACTACTCTAAGATtcatggtatgcagatggcatatagcCCATACATAAGCAGAAAATATAACTCCAAGATACACTTACTCATACCGATGCAAGACATTagcaataaaatcataaataagaaCGGATAGGAAAGCAAAAGATACACACCTGCAACATTAGAAGTTGCTCGTGCCTCCTCTATAGTCAATTGGAAAGCCCTGCTCCTTGCCACAGGCGCCCCTACCCGGCCCTGATGACCGTCGATGATCCTCAGTACCGCAGGGGCAGGCTCCATCACCTGTCCAACTGGATGCAATGAAAGCAGATCATGTCTGATCCTTGTGTGGtggtagtagtacaatccctgctataaTGACCGATActgccgcacttgaagcagccaaaatcaccaccgctaccactcctacgTGCACCCTCGTGTGTCCTGCCGCAATTGCCATAGCGACTACGGTCATGATGGCCCCTCAATCTAGAATCTgataccttgggcctcttgcctgaTCCCGCGAATGTCTGAACctcatctggcttcctcttcctctccgtATCTAAGTCGATCTCCCTCTTCTTGGCTTGAGCGATCATATTCTCCAGCATCttgcagctggaccggctcacaaacttcCTGATGTCGCTCCTCAGCATCTCGTGGTACCGagacttcttcatctcctcgtccaccaCATACTTAGGAACAAGAAGGGCCATCTCCCTGAAGTTggcggtgatctcagtcaccgtctcagtcgtctgctggagatcctggaactcccgtgctagctgctgcacctcaatcactagtgcaaactcagccctgaatgtGGGCGAGAAGTCACTCCATGTCATTGCATCAATAGCGGAATCATCTCCAATAGCAtgcccaatctcctcccaccaatcatttaccgtgtccttcaggagacaggaggcgagtcggagtttgtccccctcgggacaccggctagtacgaaaagcgttggcgacatctaccaacgaacggctcctagcaatggggtccttagctCCATGATAGCCTGGAGCTCCCCAAGATCTTAACTCTCGGAACGCACTCAACCTCTCATCAGGAATCtccaagataccctccttgaccgtaccgaagatcacaggactCTGGTCAATGATACTGCGCCTAATCTCATCTAAAATAAACtatctcatctgatcatcaagctgtccAGCTCCAGAGCCCGAGCATGATCCCTCGCCGACACCAGAACTGCCAACTGGTCTAGTACGTAGCATCACCATGCtgcaacatatcataacaaccatcagaatactcatcactattGAGGGGTCACACATGCACTACAAGTCCTTTGGTTTTATCTcatccctccttgactcgagtacagatcctctactTTCACATCTagccgtactttcctcaagaattgccttgaaTCCACCAATTCCttttcactactactgctcccaacactaatctcatcctaggcttaccctagggtaatctccgactCACTCTCCGCCATTAGCTGCATAAGAAATCCCTGCTATCTCTCCCTAAAAAGGCGAAcactattacatattactaagattagataattcttcgaatgagaggtcgtaccctacaatggttggactcagacaagaggtgcgaaatagggctagacctagccttctgaaattatttagtccgagtaatatgtaacttagcgtattcgtttactagttaattaaagataactaggactcctaaagcacaaagcaagcaacattcaagcgttgagtaaccaaaaccaagcatatcctaatcaggccatcatatcactgactaatcagtactacaTAAGCTCATAcggtaggcatacaaggcatcattcctagatccttagccctaatctagcattcagttcacatattcacaattcatatcataacataaacatttatgggtgtgacaacccgaagtttggtccatcgccgtaacccgtttccgtccataaaattcatctttttcgaattgtttccgtttaagcttttaaattaagtcattattttttagacttctattatgacttaattggtatccaaacacgttagaaactcatgaaaacgccacaaattattattttgaaaaattttagttttattccgtcgagttataaaacaattaaatcgggtacgaccaaaagcctcgcttaacgtcagtatcaggtaaaattccaccgtgtctcaaactttaaccatatataaagttaagagagcctcatttgaagccttttacacactctctctaccctctctcctcaatccaagttctaggtccaaaaatcatcaaattcaagctccaaatcttcaaggtaactatcctagctcatagtatagcatctttagccttcaaattcgtgtttaaatcatgaaataggaccaaatacttttgtttacggtctaggaacctccccaaaccgtgaacacctataaatggggttttggagccccaaaacccttccaaatcacttctagtgcttagataaggctaaaggacttgcatgtacgagatttgaacaccaaaatcttaccttttggggagtaaacttgagtttatggtccaagaacatgcttggaccataaaacctcattcatgggccataaacatcatttaaggtgttagtttgcccctaaacacctccaaaaagCTTCCATAagagtatagaaccttataatccttcaagagatgcaccaaaacatacacaaaagagtcacacttgagtttacggcccaagaacattcttggaccgtaaacaccccttcttagaccataaactcctccaatgggtgttaaagtgcccttaacaccttgtatggcttaaagatgggtctagaacttagcatgcttaactttcaaccaccaaatcacatgaatcatggacaaacatgagtttactgctataaactcatgtgtttaaggtagtaaactcaccaagaacatcttcatagactgtaaactcctttccaagatcaattcaagtcccaatcacttcctaagtcatggaatcaaccctagaaccttcctttgtgcattgtaatcgacctaggaccaccaaaacatttTAAGGTTGGGTAcacaagagtttacagccgtaaactcctagtttactgccgtaaactcctcaaatggtccttaggatgtCCAATTTgccttccaatgccttaaaaccaagcctaGCATTACCCTACAAGAGTTGTAAGACCATTAGGCACCTAAggacacccccaccatgagtttacgaccgtaaaatcatggggacatggtcttagggccataaactcctaagtgagtttactcttgaagagtaaactccatatccaagccatacgcacccttagatgttacccgggtcagtccaaacacttgtattggagtgttttcgcgtctcggagtgtatattctcaattaattagtagtacaaagcctaattagatacaaatgtgtatcttttcatattacataggaacctcgcatgcaTTCAAACCTCGAACTGGCGTTTAGCATCTAAACTGACACATTCtacgattggtgagttcatacccctacgtttttccatgttttcaatgttttcagggcgaggaatacaagcaaaagtacaaggaaatcttgtactcaaacttatgatttcatttgaaatgtttcatatttcgtatgcttttaacacggaaaactgtattaaccaatcgttcaacttgtagagtaaaccttcatattatttgtgaaactcgttttaaaatgttatattttatatttcacaaatgaatttCCATATCTTTATTGTTAAAAAGCATGAATCTTACAGCTTTAAAACGTTCTTGATATCACTCCCCGTAGATACGAGAGTGCAGgactaataacattaaacttagaactttaccactccccgtagatacgagagtgaaggaataATAACATTAAGCTAGGAACCTTACcactccccctagttacgagagtgGAGGAATAGTAACATAAACTTAGAAATTTAGACaagtccttgataacactccccctagttacgagagtgaAAGAATAGTTAATCAGAATTTCCCGTTTTATTGTCTTTTAATTCATTAATcataagattggagacacgtacttgtaacactccccctagttacgagagtgtaggactaccctcgtaaccagaatctcttggagggagaacgtgacttgagtgtataaatctatacgggattgaaaaccccacacctggctgctagctacagtcgaaccgaaaggttcaagggtgacaaaagtcataaaaagatactggCCCCTGTTTCGAGCCTtatccagtctatagtatggttatggaactcgcaatttagattataaatacttttatatttacttattagttttatatacgtgttaaaactaatgtacttttcaaggataaacATATTTTCAGGAAACATCACACGAACATAAAAAGTATGGTAGACACTTGTACATTACTTTCAGAAACCGATAACCAACTataaacttttaaggaaaataagggtttttccttggATAACAAACTGTACATAACCGGATCGTATAAAAAACGTATAACTAAActatacatataagaaaatatgggattttcttagataacaaactttttcagaaaaccaaaggaaacttgtacatttttagaaaacaaacctcttatgaactcaccagctttatgctgattttcaaactgcttgtattctcaggtttacgttagacaggtaccccgcgatcttttggagaagtcgGAGTGTATTGAAGACCCGTCTTAGCTTTGGttgatatgatatatatgtacaacacatgtaactctttgttttcagacaatgtaaatgaatctatgtaatgtaaagttttgtgtttactatgcttaatATGTACATTGTTTGCGATACTTCATGActtcctccaccccggaacgtttctgccttcggtttcggggtgtgacaatgggtaatttgggagaagttacttgagcttggctgattgcagacaccacacccttttctcttttccaaatacttttttttatcaaaatggttttctttttttaccaagtcctcagtttgagttcagacacacccgagagtgtgcccgaatccctcaaaccaaggctttgataccaacttgtaacatcacaAAAATTCATGAcccaaaatttcgttttaaaccaTTAAATAAAACCATACTTATTAAAATCGTTCCATCAAAAACATAAGTTATagtatcaaatcagagtatcacataaaaacatcagagtaaacatcctaggctaaatcatcatggtgtgtgcaatgtagtcatctcgagctcttccctttgataccagaagtacttgaaaccaaaactgaaaaccataatcacgacgcttagtgagttccccataataccacataccatacacaaagTCACATATACTGGTCCCCCGCCccttcatcgggccccgcccggcatcgggccCTGCCTGACATAGAGTCCCTCTCGGTATACAAATCTGTCTATCCTAGGCCCCACCTgtcattgggcctcgcccgctatacgTATACAATCAAAATGACATAATCTTGCAAGCACATAAAGACAACATACACAGTACTATAATTTccagtcctaaggcctcgcctatcgtgggccccgcccctactctgctaatgatgagatatggaaccccgtccacactcagctagtggtgagatacgggaccccgACCACACTCACTTCCCTAGCCCgacacatacaaatatcacatagataacaagtataactCAACTTGCACACATTAATCAAGCACCGCCCAACATCGAACCGTAGTCcgaaagcatacaaacattcatggggcaccgcccgacatcgaaccgtaGTACGGAAACACACAATCATAAATACGGTCtgacattggtaccttcgacccttTCAAATAGGAGGAAACTAACCTCGCAAATCTGAATGCGGAATCTCACATTAGAGAATCTCTAATAGCTGCTCCgacgactccccgagctatcattaccaaaataacacttagtcaaaaaaaATTGTTCTCCAAAAGGCCTTCCAAGAATAAGAACATACAAACTATGGACTAGGGTTTTATGGGAGCTATCTAAGGGTGAGAGGGAGGCTGGTCTGAaggacataatgttctttatatagtgctcaaccctaaaaattagggtttggggactCTGAACGTAAGCTGGGCGTATGCCTCCCACACCCGTGTCCACTTCTCCcttctacgttgggcgtactcttgcGCATGCCACCTTGCATGCATAGGATTTCCTTACCACTTATCTCCATTAGGGACCAATattgccaataacttcaaagtgtcataacttcctcatccgaggtcgatttccaacgaaccttatatccatgaaaaggtggtGAGAAGACCTACGCTCCTAGAAACATGCCCAAGCCTTAAAACCTTTCGAGTAAAACCCaaaacccataaaagaccgaactCTCTCTTATCGATCTGTGgagttatctttaaataagcgatccgactcgtcgagtcaagtggtgactcgtcgagtccctctcacattccccgtattgcgataactatctggacTTCCGaatcattatccttctgattcctcgactggactcgtcgagtagctatctgactcgacgagtagaagctttttttagtgttttctccttcttcattccactctcgagctcctaaccgcttctcttgcttccttttgcttccgagcttcatctttggactgaaaaacataatttaacacttttaagtaccttttgtccataatatgcgataatttagctaatatatgaataaaaactatactaaatacacactaaatatgcacatatcaaaataccccacacttgtcttttgcttgccctcaagcaaaactgaattttaacacattagaattatgtataacaactccaatctaacccagccattatgccaagaacgcaacgcatgcatttgtgtctaaattttttcctaaagaacccccatactccaaatactcacaatcctcataa includes:
- the LOC128132809 gene encoding uncharacterized protein LOC128132809 produces the protein MALLVPKYVVDEEMKKSRYHEMLRSDIRKFVSRSSCKMLENMIAQAKKREIDLDTERKRKPDEVQTFAGSGKRPKVSDSRLRGHHDRSRYGNCGRTHEGARRSGSGGDFGCFKCGSIGHYSRDCTTTTTQGSDMICFHCIQLDR